One window of Triticum dicoccoides isolate Atlit2015 ecotype Zavitan chromosome 5A, WEW_v2.0, whole genome shotgun sequence genomic DNA carries:
- the LOC119300961 gene encoding peroxidase 4-like: MAAGMNASALCFVLLVVMAAGGASAQLSTGFYSSSCPGALGAVASVVQSAVAKEPRMGASILRLFFHDCFVQGCDGSLLLDDTPSFQGEKTAMPNNGSVRGFEVIDAIKVAVENICPGVVSCADVLAIAARDSVVALGGPNWAVKVGRRDSTTASFSGANNNIPPPTSGLANLTSLFAAQGLSQKDMVALSGSHTIGQARCTNFRAHIYNETDIDSGFAGTRQSGCPPNSGSGDNNLAPLDLQTPIAFENNYYKNLVAKKGLLHSDQELFNGGATDPLVQYYASSQSAFFADFVAGMIKMGDISPLIGNNGEIRKNCRKSN, from the exons ATGGCTGCTGGCATGAATGCTAGTGCTCTGTGCTTCGTCCTGCTAGTCGTCATGGCGGCCGGCGGGGCGTCGGCGCAGCTGTCGACGGGGTTCTACTCGAGCTCGTGCCCGGGCGCGCTGGGCGCAGTCGCGTCGGTGGTGCAGTCGGCCGTGGCGAAGGAGCCGCGCATGGGCGCGTccatcctccgcctcttcttccacgactgcttcgtccAGGGCTGCGACGGGTCGCTGCTCCTCGACGACACGCCgagcttccagggggagaagacggCGATGCCCAACAACGGGTCGGTGCGAGGGTTCGAGGTCATCGACGCCATCAAGGTGGCCGTCGAGAATATCTGCCCGGGcgtcgtctcctgcgccgacgtgCTCGCCATCGCCGCCAGGGACAGCGTCGTCGCC CTGGGCGGGCCGAACTGGGCAGTGAAGGTCGGGCGGAGGGACTCGACGACGGCGAGCTTCAGCGGCGCCAACAACAACATCCCCCCGCCGACGTCGGGGCTCGCCAACCTCACGTCGCTCTTCGCGGCGCAGGGACTCTCCCAGAAGGACATGGTCGCGCTCTCCG GATCTCACACCATAGGCCAAGCTCGCTGCACGAACTTCCGAGCACACATCTACAACGAGACTGACATCGACAGCGGCTTCGCCGGGACCCGCCAATCGGGGTGCCCTCCTAACTCCGGCTCCGGCGACAACAACCTAGCACCGCTGGACCTCCAGACCCCGATCGCCTTTGAGAACAACTACTACAAGAACCTGGTTGCCAAGAAGGGGCTCCTGCACTCCGACCAGGAGCTCTTCAACGGTGGGGCCACTGACCCCCTGGTCCAGTACTATGCCAGCAGCCAGAGCGCTTTCTTCGCAGACTTCGTGGCAGGCATGATCAAGATGGGAGATATCTCGCCGCTCATAGGGAACAATGGAGAGATCAGGAAGAACTGCAGGAAGAGTAACTAA